DNA from Evansella sp. LMS18:
CCCATAATGGAATACTAAGAACGGAAGCCCAAATAAGCCCGATAAAAAAATCAAGTTCACTTTTCATAGCCACCACTTCCTTCCTTTTTTAAGAAGTGTTGGCAAGTGCCTTCCAGTTTAAACTATGAAAAGGAAAAAACCTGCCCACTGGTACGGTAAAAGAACCATACCAGGAGCAGGCTTTTCATCAGAAATTATTTAGGTTGTTGCCCGTTGGCATTCCCATTGCCATTGTTCTTCAGTAATACCTTCAACCCTTGTCCCATATCAGAAGCAAGTACATAGTTTCGGTCTACGTATACACCCCATACGTCCGCACTTTCCGGAGTATAACGGGAGATTTCAACCGGGTTAGCCGGATCTGTAATATCCACGCTGATCACACCGCCAGAATAATAGGACAGATAAAGCGTATTACCACGTACTTTCGGATCGTGCACTGTTTTTGCGAATGTCGTTCTACCTACAGATGTCGGCGGAATATCAAATGTCAGGTCAGTTTTAAATTCGCTCAGGAGCTGAGGATTTGTTTTATCGGAAATATCAAAAATCCTTGTATATCCGTAAGCACTTTCATAGCCGGCACCAACAGGGTTGCTCACTTCACGTGTTTCAATGAGAACATTTCCTCCTCTTGCAAGAGCAGCTGAGTGAGCGGAACCTTTTTGATCAGCTCTGTAATCAGTTCTTCCTAAATAAACCGGATTCTCAGGATCTCTGATATCAAAGATAATAGTGCCCAGATCCCAGTAAGATACATATGCATAGTGTCCATTGTTGTCGGTAATTACGCTGTGATTGAACGATGGCCTTGTTTTTCCGTCGGGAGCAAACCAGTGATAGCCGTTAAAACTTTGCGGAACTTCCGGCAGATCCCTTGGGTCAAATCCCCAAAGTAATTCTGGCTCAGCTGGGTTACTTACATCAAGAATTTCAAAATCACGCGATGCGCCCCCAGTATAATAATCAGCATACGGATTAGAAGTTAACAAAAGCGCCCTGTTCCCTTGAGTTGTTAAGTACAGCTCATGCGTCCCTGTAATCCTTCTGTCCTCCAGCTTATGGAACCCTAGTCGGACCGGATTATACGGATCTGTCACATCATAAAGCAGGACTCCTCCGAAACTGTCCGGGCGGTTAGCGTTGTTCCTGGATGTCTGCTGGAGGCTGACTACTGCCAGATCTCCTTTAAAGTCAGGAGTGTTTACCGTTTTTACGATTACTTTTTCTTGCCATGTATGTGGAATTTCGTGAGCGAACTGTGCTACTTCCACAGGGTTTGACGGATCCTTCAGGTCAAAAATACGGACACCGCCATTTGCTCCGTTTGCTGTATGTGTCCCTAAATAGGCAAAACCTTTATGTGCATATACGTCAGCAGCGTTGTTCTGTCTGCCGTTCTTTGGTTCGATTTGTACCCCTGCTGCTTCGTGAAGGAACCTAAGGTTTTTTCCGCCTGTCATCTTTGGCTTAGCGAGATTTTCAAGATCTGCGGCAGAGAATACAAATTTCTCGGACTCCCCTTTATTGATTCCTTCATGTTCTAATGCATCATGCGCGAAAGCCGTCGGGGATAAAACAGATAATGCCAGGGCACTGACCAACACCGAATTAACTATCAGCTTCTTTTTCCTTTTCAATGAACCTTCCTCCTATTCAATTTTCAAAGTTTAATAACGTTTTTAGTTTATATAACTTGTATACAATACGCCATAAAAAGTTTTCGGAAAATTTCGACTTCCGAACCGGGACTATTACATATTTTTTGTTACTTTTTCACCAGAATTCCGTATTACTCATGTAAGTACAACCTTTACGACAGGCTAAATATCCATTTTATTACTAAATAAACAGTTCTATTCTCCCCCTGTCGATATATATTGAACGAGCATATCTGCCCCAACCCCGAATTACTCAGGATTAATCTCGGGCCTGGAAAAATAACACTTCCATTGCCCTATTCCAATTAGTTATATTGGCACTATTTTAACTAAACAAAGCTTTTTAAATGTCCTACTATTCTGCCTAATGACTTTCCTGCAAAAAAATAGATTGCCTGCCCGGCCTAATTATCTTAATATTTTGTTAATTAAATCATTGGAGGGAACCTTATTGAAAAAGAAACTAAAAGTATACTCAATGGCAGCACTTGCTTCACTAATGTTTGCAACACCAGCTTTAGCATGTGATATTGACGGGCTTGGGAAAAGCGACTATGAATATGACGAAAACGCATCTTACCGGTACGGCGATGAAGGTATGAACGAAATACCTGTCATGGAAGGCAGCAAAAACTTCAAGTTTTTAAATGAAAGTGCAGCAGTTCCTTTACAAACTTCCGATGCAGGCCTTCCGGTAACTGGAGCTGATGTGTATGCTCATAAAGGCTATGCTTATATGGGTACTCACCGCCTCGGTTCAGGATCCAATGAAGGGGTCCGGGTATTCGACATGAAGGATCCATCCAACCCGGTTGAAGTAGCTAAGTTTGGAGACGATATGCCTGGTACATGGCAGGAAAAAATTATTGTTAAATCTGTGAACACCCCTCACTTTAAAGGCGATCTGGCTGTTGTCAGTGTACAGCGATTCAGTGGTGCAGCCGAAAAAGTAGGTACTGCTATATATGATGTAACCGATCCGACAAACCCAGTGGAACTCGGTTTCTGGGAGACCCCTGAAGCACATCTTAACGGCGGAGGAACTCATGAGCTTTACTTAACAACACAAGGAAACAGAGCACTGCTTCTTGCAGCTAACTCAGGCTCCTACCGCAGATCAGGCGGAGCAATTCATGATTTTGTAATTGTAGATGTAAGTAATCCGTCTGAACCGGAAGAGCTTTATCAGTTTGACCCGAAATCTGTCCTTCCTAACGTAGATAACAACTACCGTTTTGTCGATGAGCATGGACAGACTCGTTCTATCAGCGTCCACAGTGTCATCGCAGATACGACTGGTAAGTATGCCTACTTATCCGCATGGGATATGGGAACAGTGATACTTGATATCAGCGATCCTGAAAATCCTGAATATGTCGGCCGTACTTCCTACGAAAAAGAAGTTCAGGGTGCAGCACACTCTGCAGCTCTTGCTAAAGGCGGCAATGTACTGATCGAAACCCGGGAAGTGTTCAATCCAACACGCCACGGTTATGAGCAAGGTTTCGGCTATGTACGTATTTACGATATTAAAGATAAGTCTAATCCAAAATTAATCAGCACTTTCCAGACCGACAATTCTGCAAACATGATACAAGCTTATCCTGGCTTTACAGTACATGACCCTAAAGTACAAGGAAACACACTCTTCCTGTCCCACTATTTTGACGGTGTAAGAATAGTAGATATTACTGATCCGTCAAAACCTGAGGAAATTGGTGCGTATGTGCCGGAAAAATCAAACATCTGGGGAGTTTTTGCCCACCGCAATTATATCCTTGCGTCTGACATGGAATCAGGATTAAAGGTGCTTCAGAGAACCGGTAATGGAAACAATGGGAATTCAAAAAAGTAAACAAACTAAAAATTGAGGAAAAACCACCGGCCCTGCACAGTTTTGATACTGGCAGGGCCCTTTTTGGTCATATGTCTAAAAACCCCGAAATAACACACCAGTTCAGCCTCCTGCACGTACTATAGATGGATGAAAGGGGGTTGAATAATGACTACTCAACTGAAACGGTTTATTCCGTTTATCGCTGGGTTTCTCCTTATTTTTTCCACGGCCGCTATGTTCTACATGTTTGGCAATATGGATAAAACTGAACCTGCCGAAGCATCCACGAAAAACGAAACGGCTGAAAACGAAGGAAACGGCGGCGATGCGGACGTTTCCAACATTATCGATAACAACATTAATGGCAGCAATGTCACCTCTGATAATGCGATAAGCAATAACATAAACAGTAAAAGTTCAGACACTGACGACAGCGGTTCTGAGGTTAACAACCAGATTGAGAATGATATTAACGGGGAAAATGCGGATCTGGAAAATAATATAGTTAATGACATTAAGGGCGGCTCAAATAATCAGCTGGAAAACAATATAACTAACAATATTGAGGTAAAGGTCGATGTAACTGTCACGAATAATATAACTAATAACGTGGATGGCAGCAAAAAGAGCAAGGATGACCCAGAAGAAAACGGGGACGGAAATGGCAATGGAAATGGCGATACAAATGGCAATGGCAACGGTGAAGATGACAATGGGACGGATACCAATGGAGACGAAAACGGCTCTGATAACGGGGAAGGAACAAATGGAGATGTTCCTGACACAGTGTGGGGAGTTGATTCCGCAAGTCTTACAACAGAAGAGATGCTGACGTGTGTAAGGGAAAACTTCGGTGACCCGCAAGTATGGGGACGCTATCTTGGAGATAAGGATGGAGTCTCTTACGGGTTGACACAGGAAGAAGTGGAGCTTCTCCACTCGGAAGACATTCAGATTCTCGTCATCTGGAATCACTTCGAGGATGCAACCGGCTATGAGAAAGGCCAGAGTGAGGCTCAGGCTGCAATAGAAATGGCGGAGGATTTCGGCATTCCGGAGGGTGTTGCCCTCTTTGCGAACGTGGAACCAATCTATCCGATAGATTCCGGCTTCCTCCTGGGCTGGTATGAAACTCTTGCAGAATCTCCTTATGAATCTGGAGTATACGGGATTTTTGACCCTTCCGAGGAGCTTTACACCGCCTATGAAACTGCTGCAGAGGAAAATGCTGGTCTGATGGAAAACAACTGGGTTTGGACCGCCGCTCCGAATGTAGGTATCACAACAGAAGAAAACGCGCCTGAATATAACCCTGAAGCACCAGAAGACTCCTTAATAGCCGGATGGCAGTATGGTATCGATGCAGAAACATGCAACATCGATACAGTCCATTATAATGGCGACGCTCTTGAGGTGTTCTGGTAAGCACAAATTAATAAGGAAAAGTGACTGGCCTTCTGTTTTCAGAAGACCAGTCACTATTTTAGTCGTACTTCCCTTTAAACCTCACAAACTGTACTTGTTCAAGAACTGTTGACTTATATTCGTCCTCACCAAGCTTTTCGATAAGCCTTAGTTCCTGCAGTCCCTCTCCTCCGACTGGTATGACCATCTTTCCGCCGTCAGCTAGCTGGTCCAGCAGTTCCCTCGGTACAGAAGAAGCAGCTGCTGTGGCCATAATCCGGTCGAACGGCGCGTGGTCACTCCAGCCTTCACTGCCGTCTGACAGTTTTAAGTGTACATTTTTAAAACCTGCTTCTTCCAGGCGTTCTTTTGCCCGTTCGTGAAGTGGCTCAATTCGCTCTATTGTAAACACTTCCTTAGAGAATTTTGCGAGCAGTGCTGTCTGGTAGCCTGAGCCAGTCCCGATTTCCAGCACCTTTGAGTCCGGCTGAAGATCGAGCGCGAGCGTCATATCCAGTACGAGCGATGGCTGGGAAATTGTCTGCCCATGGCCGATGGACAAAGGCCGGTCCCACTTCGCGAGGTTTTTATCCACATCCATGAAAAAACTCCTGTCCAGATTCCTGAAGTATTCAATAATATCTTTATCTTGAGTTCCCACGTAAGCACCTCCCTGTTTTGAGTATTTATTTATCATATTGCCCCGGCACAGCTGCAGCTAATCTGAAAAAATAAGTTGCTCCCTGAATAAGTAAGGACTTTCTGCTCAAGCAATCGGCGTTTTTTACCATTAGAAAAAGGGAATATTCTTGTTTCTTTATTAAAAAAAGTTTTATTGAAAAACCAGCAGGGTAACTTCCTCTCTAAGTGCCTTTATGCACTAAAGCGAAAAAACTACAAAGGAGAGGTAGCACATTGAAAAAACTATCAGTATTTACGATTATTCTTGCAGGATTATTCTTCTTACAATTTAGTGGAACAACAGAAGCTACGACACTACATAACGGAAAAAGCGGTGCAGAGGTCCGGGAGCTTCAGCAGACTTTATCGCACCTTGGCTATCTTGAAGGTTCAGCTACCGGTTACTACGGCAGTCAGACCGAGAACGCTGTGAGGCAGCTTCAGAGAGACTTCCATCTTTCAGTTGACGGGATTTCCGGCCCGGTCACCAATCAAATGGTTGATGATATACGAAAAATGGCGCGTGTGGTTCACGGGGAAGCAAGAGGTGAATCATATGAGGGTAAAGTCGCCGTGGCAAGCGTTATCCTGAACCGTGTGGAAGACAGAGGTTTCCCTTCCACGATCCACAACGTTATTTTTCAAAGAAATGCTTTTACGGCAGTGCACGACGGACAATATAACCTAAGCCCTGAACCAGCAGCGTACCAGGCAGTTAAAGACGCATGGCTCGGGTGGGACCCGTCAAGAGGAGCTACATATTATTATAATCCGGACATAGCTACATCCGAGTGGATTTTCACCCGCGATACAATACTAAGAATCGGAAACCATTTGTTTGCGGAATAATTAATGAAAAGCCTGGCCAGTGATACTCCTTCATCACCTGGCCAGGCTTTATAATGTTATTTCAAAAATTCAGCCAGGGAATGATATAATTTAGAAAGACAAATTAACCTTTCACCCTGGAGCTGATTTCTTTGAAAATTAAAACAGAAGTGCTGAAAAATGACTGGAAATTATTCGAACTATCTAACGATAATGGCATGAAGGTAAGTGTCTTAAATTACGGAGGGATTATAACCAATATCACTGTCCCCGACCGGAACGGCAAGCCGGAAAACGTTGTCCTTGGTTATAAAGACTACGAAGATTATGTTCAGAATCCTGTTTTTCTCGGCGCAATCATCGGAAGAGTTGCCGGAAGAATCGCAGGTGCTGAGTTCAGCCTGAATGGAGAAAACTACGAGCTGGAAAAAAGCGATGGTGAGAATCACCTCCATGGCGGTTCAAAAGGTTTCCACCAGGAAATCTGGGATACGAGAGAATTTCAGTCTGATACAGAAGCAGGCGTTGAGCTTTCGCTGACCCGAAAAGAAGGCGTGGATGGGTACCCTGGGAACCTGGACGTTAAAGTAACTTATACGTTGACTGACAATAACAGCCTGCAGATTAATTATCAGGCGGACACAGACAAAACGACCGCCCTTACGTTAACTAACCATTCTTACTTTAATTTGACAGGCGACCTGAAAGGAACGGTCCACGATCATAAGGTGAAGATCGACAGCAGCAAGTTTGTTGAGCTTGATGAGAATCTGATTCCAACTGGCAGGCAGCTGGACACGGCTGGCACCACCTTTGATTTCCGCGAGGGGCAAAGACTTAGCGAAGGATTTAATTCTTCTTATGAGCAAAACAAAATTGCCGGAGATGGGTATGACCATTACTTTATTTTTGACGGGGAAGCGGGGGAAAAAGTAACTGCAAGCGATGAGACAAGCGGCAGAAAAATGGTTGTGGAAACAGACCAGCCGGGTATGGTAATGTACACTTCCAACAGCATGGACAGCAGCCTCCAGCTGGCAGAACGTGATTCTGAAAAATATCTCGGCGTGTGTTTTGAGACGCAGGGTTCTCCTGCATCGCTGCAGCATGACGGCTTTCCGGGAATCATTCTTGAAGCCGGGGAAACCTATAAGAAAAAAACAGTGTTTACATTTTTGACAGAAGATTGATTGTAAAAGAGACTGACAGAGAGTGCCCCGTCAGTCTCTTATTAGTAATCCGATGGTTGTGAAAGTGGGTTTTCCGCTTAATAAACACCTCTGATATGTTCATGAACCTGCTCATTGTAAAACTTAGCCAGCCGCTCCTGCTCTTCCTGGCTGAAGCCCTTTACATTAACAGCCTCCAGATTGTCCTCAGCCTGTTTAACGGTCTTAAAGCCTGGAATCACACTAGTTACACCGTTCTGCTCCATGATCCATTTAAGAGCAGCCCTTGTCATATTGCCCCTGCCTTCTGCAATCCAGCTAATTTCATTGCTGAGTTCAACGCCTTTATTGAACTCAAGGCCGCCGAACGTTTCCCCTACGTTGAACGCCTGGCCATCCCGGTTAAAATTACGATGGTCGTCTTCCTCAAATTTAACGTCCTTTGTGAATTTACCTGTAAGGAGTCCGCTTGCCAGCGGCACTCTTGCAAGTATGCCGACATTCTTTTCCGCCGCTTCAGGAAAAAGCTTTTCAAGCGGTTTCTGGCGGAGAAGATTAAATATTACCTGAAGAGAGCTTGCATTCGTGTTTTCCAGGACGAATAATCCTTCCTCAACAGTTTCCACACTTACTCCGTAATAACGGATTTTCCCTTCCTGCTTCAGTTTTTCAAGAACTTCAAACACTCTGCCATCCTGGAGGACCTTCATCGGCGGGCAGTGGATTTGATATAAGTCGATCGCCTCCCGCTCAAGCCTCTGCAAACTCTGTTCACAATAGTTACGCACGCTTTCTTCTGAATATGTAGCAAGGTCATGAATGTCACCTGCACGGCAGAATTTCGACGCAATATGAATCGAATCCTCTTTTCCTTTCGTAGCTTTCGCGAGGAGCCTTTCACTATGCCCGTCACCATATACATCTGCCGTGTCGAAGAAGTTCACACCCTCCCCCATTGCTTTGTCGAGCCCTTTTAATGCTTCTTCATCATTCGTTTTACCCCATGCTCCTCCAATAGCCCATGTGCCAAAACTTAGTTCGCTAATCTTCATATCTGTGTTTCCAAGCTGATTGTATTTCATATAGATTCCCCCTTGTTCTAATTTGGTGTATTAATT
Protein-coding regions in this window:
- a CDS encoding LVIVD repeat-containing protein: MKRKKKLIVNSVLVSALALSVLSPTAFAHDALEHEGINKGESEKFVFSAADLENLAKPKMTGGKNLRFLHEAAGVQIEPKNGRQNNAADVYAHKGFAYLGTHTANGANGGVRIFDLKDPSNPVEVAQFAHEIPHTWQEKVIVKTVNTPDFKGDLAVVSLQQTSRNNANRPDSFGGVLLYDVTDPYNPVRLGFHKLEDRRITGTHELYLTTQGNRALLLTSNPYADYYTGGASRDFEILDVSNPAEPELLWGFDPRDLPEVPQSFNGYHWFAPDGKTRPSFNHSVITDNNGHYAYVSYWDLGTIIFDIRDPENPVYLGRTDYRADQKGSAHSAALARGGNVLIETREVSNPVGAGYESAYGYTRIFDISDKTNPQLLSEFKTDLTFDIPPTSVGRTTFAKTVHDPKVRGNTLYLSYYSGGVISVDITDPANPVEISRYTPESADVWGVYVDRNYVLASDMGQGLKVLLKNNGNGNANGQQPK
- a CDS encoding LVIVD repeat-containing protein, producing the protein MKKKLKVYSMAALASLMFATPALACDIDGLGKSDYEYDENASYRYGDEGMNEIPVMEGSKNFKFLNESAAVPLQTSDAGLPVTGADVYAHKGYAYMGTHRLGSGSNEGVRVFDMKDPSNPVEVAKFGDDMPGTWQEKIIVKSVNTPHFKGDLAVVSVQRFSGAAEKVGTAIYDVTDPTNPVELGFWETPEAHLNGGGTHELYLTTQGNRALLLAANSGSYRRSGGAIHDFVIVDVSNPSEPEELYQFDPKSVLPNVDNNYRFVDEHGQTRSISVHSVIADTTGKYAYLSAWDMGTVILDISDPENPEYVGRTSYEKEVQGAAHSAALAKGGNVLIETREVFNPTRHGYEQGFGYVRIYDIKDKSNPKLISTFQTDNSANMIQAYPGFTVHDPKVQGNTLFLSHYFDGVRIVDITDPSKPEEIGAYVPEKSNIWGVFAHRNYILASDMESGLKVLQRTGNGNNGNSKK
- a CDS encoding glycoside hydrolase domain-containing protein; translated protein: MTTQLKRFIPFIAGFLLIFSTAAMFYMFGNMDKTEPAEASTKNETAENEGNGGDADVSNIIDNNINGSNVTSDNAISNNINSKSSDTDDSGSEVNNQIENDINGENADLENNIVNDIKGGSNNQLENNITNNIEVKVDVTVTNNITNNVDGSKKSKDDPEENGDGNGNGNGDTNGNGNGEDDNGTDTNGDENGSDNGEGTNGDVPDTVWGVDSASLTTEEMLTCVRENFGDPQVWGRYLGDKDGVSYGLTQEEVELLHSEDIQILVIWNHFEDATGYEKGQSEAQAAIEMAEDFGIPEGVALFANVEPIYPIDSGFLLGWYETLAESPYESGVYGIFDPSEELYTAYETAAEENAGLMENNWVWTAAPNVGITTEENAPEYNPEAPEDSLIAGWQYGIDAETCNIDTVHYNGDALEVFW
- a CDS encoding protein-L-isoaspartate(D-aspartate) O-methyltransferase, whose translation is MGTQDKDIIEYFRNLDRSFFMDVDKNLAKWDRPLSIGHGQTISQPSLVLDMTLALDLQPDSKVLEIGTGSGYQTALLAKFSKEVFTIERIEPLHERAKERLEEAGFKNVHLKLSDGSEGWSDHAPFDRIMATAAASSVPRELLDQLADGGKMVIPVGGEGLQELRLIEKLGEDEYKSTVLEQVQFVRFKGKYD
- a CDS encoding cell wall hydrolase, producing the protein MKKLSVFTIILAGLFFLQFSGTTEATTLHNGKSGAEVRELQQTLSHLGYLEGSATGYYGSQTENAVRQLQRDFHLSVDGISGPVTNQMVDDIRKMARVVHGEARGESYEGKVAVASVILNRVEDRGFPSTIHNVIFQRNAFTAVHDGQYNLSPEPAAYQAVKDAWLGWDPSRGATYYYNPDIATSEWIFTRDTILRIGNHLFAE
- a CDS encoding aldose epimerase family protein gives rise to the protein MKIKTEVLKNDWKLFELSNDNGMKVSVLNYGGIITNITVPDRNGKPENVVLGYKDYEDYVQNPVFLGAIIGRVAGRIAGAEFSLNGENYELEKSDGENHLHGGSKGFHQEIWDTREFQSDTEAGVELSLTRKEGVDGYPGNLDVKVTYTLTDNNSLQINYQADTDKTTALTLTNHSYFNLTGDLKGTVHDHKVKIDSSKFVELDENLIPTGRQLDTAGTTFDFREGQRLSEGFNSSYEQNKIAGDGYDHYFIFDGEAGEKVTASDETSGRKMVVETDQPGMVMYTSNSMDSSLQLAERDSEKYLGVCFETQGSPASLQHDGFPGIILEAGETYKKKTVFTFLTED
- a CDS encoding aldo/keto reductase, which encodes MKYNQLGNTDMKISELSFGTWAIGGAWGKTNDEEALKGLDKAMGEGVNFFDTADVYGDGHSERLLAKATKGKEDSIHIASKFCRAGDIHDLATYSEESVRNYCEQSLQRLEREAIDLYQIHCPPMKVLQDGRVFEVLEKLKQEGKIRYYGVSVETVEEGLFVLENTNASSLQVIFNLLRQKPLEKLFPEAAEKNVGILARVPLASGLLTGKFTKDVKFEEDDHRNFNRDGQAFNVGETFGGLEFNKGVELSNEISWIAEGRGNMTRAALKWIMEQNGVTSVIPGFKTVKQAEDNLEAVNVKGFSQEEQERLAKFYNEQVHEHIRGVY